The following nucleotide sequence is from uncultured Draconibacterium sp..
ATTGATATAAATTATAATATTACCGAATTTTAAAGCTTTCTTCTAAAATCCCAAGGTGCAACAGGATTCGACTTTGACCATAACCCAATTTTCATTTCACGTGTCTCCTGCTCAATCTTTGCTAATTCTTCATCCATGTTGAAGTATATGTAATGCCAAGCCATGCCGTAAAAGTTCTTTACTTTTTTCCCTAACTCTATTTCGAAACCAACTGTTTTCTGGTGTAAACCTCACCATTCGAATCAATATACCGAATTAAGTACAAACCCGAATCTAAGTGTTTAGTGGATAGGATATAATCACCTACAACCTTTTTATTTATTACTTCTTCTCCACTTATGGCATACATCGATAACCAACCTGTTCCACCATCATTCAGTTTAAAATTAATCATATCTAAAGCTGGATTTGGGTAAATAATAATACTTCTTGACTTCAGAATATCACCTGTACCCGTTTCCGTTCCCCATATTAAATCAACATACTCTGGATGGTCTATAAATGGATTTCTATTCTCTTGGTAGCTATAGACCACGTTATTCCTGTTAATTTCAAAGCTATCGACAGGGTCTTGTAGATGCCATTGTAATAACGTTGAAAGTTTTCCATGATAACCTTTGCCTGTTTCATTTAAATCGAATGTATTCACCTCATAAACTAATTCCAAATCAGGTTCGTCACCTTCACCTTCATACCTGACAGCCATATAAAAGAGCATACGGGCAATATCTCCTTTCACCTTATCTCTGGCTTCCCATGAATCATTATCAGTTCTACACTCAGTTATTCCATCACCATCGACATAAATGTCACCACCATTATCAAAGTCTTTATTATTTCTTGCTGAGTTAACTGTTATATCAGCAGGTCGTAAATGGTGAACATCTGTTCCTGCTCCCATTGTTGTTCCAAAATCACCATGGGATTTCGCCCAGACATGTTCACGTGACCAGCCAGTATTTTCATTATATTCCTGTGCAGCATTCACACTCCACCCTGAATAAAACAGGATAACGTTCTCTGGATTGGCTGTGTCTTTATCGGTTTGTTTTAAAATGTCCCACGTGTCGGTTGAACTTGATGTATATGGAAATTCTTTATGGTCTTTGATTATTTCGTGGAGTGCTGATTTAAGCTGTTCACCTGATAAATCATTTGCAGGTGAATAATATCCTTCGGGGATTTGGGCGAACGATACCAAATTGACTAACAGCAATATATGGGTTAATGTGAATTTCAAAACTTTAGTTTTTATCTGGTTTTTGACGTGAGGTCAATATATAAATTAAATAACAAATGTTTGACATGAGGCTATAATAACAAATTACATATTGGTTGTTAATTGTGGTTGTTAATTTTGTACTGCTCTTGGTTGTTAATAAAACAAAAGCCTGTAACACAACTTGTTACAGGCTTAACGGGTAGTCCCGACGGGAATCGAACCCATATCTACAGTTTAGGAAACTGCTATTCTATCCGTTGAACTACGGGACCATAAATGTGGCGCAAAAGTAGTTAAAAACCTGAATCCCGGCAAATCGGTCTAAAATATTGTGCCCGGTTTTTATTCACTATAATCTGAATCATTATCTTTG
It contains:
- a CDS encoding endonuclease, with product MKFTLTHILLLVNLVSFAQIPEGYYSPANDLSGEQLKSALHEIIKDHKEFPYTSSSTDTWDILKQTDKDTANPENVILFYSGWSVNAAQEYNENTGWSREHVWAKSHGDFGTTMGAGTDVHHLRPADITVNSARNNKDFDNGGDIYVDGDGITECRTDNDSWEARDKVKGDIARMLFYMAVRYEGEGDEPDLELVYEVNTFDLNETGKGYHGKLSTLLQWHLQDPVDSFEINRNNVVYSYQENRNPFIDHPEYVDLIWGTETGTGDILKSRSIIIYPNPALDMINFKLNDGGTGWLSMYAISGEEVINKKVVGDYILSTKHLDSGLYLIRYIDSNGEVYTRKQLVSK